Proteins encoded together in one Deinococcus irradiatisoli window:
- a CDS encoding ABC transporter permease, translating to MAAYVLRRLLRTLLVIIGISVVVFAFVRSIPGDPAVAMLGERATPEAAARLREQLGLNQPWFINYKDPAHLFDAQYPKYVGALLHGDLGSGIKSQIPVVNELKTRFPATVELAIGAIIFALLIGLPAGIIAALRRNTVWDNLATAVSLVGVSMPVFWLGLLLSWFFAVVLGWLPPSSRLSVGYSIQPITGLDVLDGLLRGQFAAAWNAFIHLILPSVALGTIPMAITARITRNSLLEVLGQDYVRTARAKGLPPRSVTLKHALRNALLPVVTVVGLQVGALLGGAVLTETIFSWPGLGSWLYDAISLRDYPVIQGGVIFAALVVSVVNLLVDLSYAFLDPRIQYA from the coding sequence TTGGCCGCTTACGTTCTGCGACGGTTACTGCGCACGCTTCTGGTCATTATCGGCATCAGTGTGGTGGTGTTCGCCTTCGTGCGCTCGATTCCCGGTGACCCGGCCGTCGCCATGCTCGGCGAGCGCGCCACCCCCGAAGCCGCCGCACGCCTGCGCGAGCAGCTCGGCCTCAACCAGCCGTGGTTTATCAACTACAAAGACCCGGCCCACCTCTTCGACGCCCAGTATCCCAAGTACGTGGGCGCGCTGCTGCACGGCGATCTGGGCAGCGGCATCAAGAGCCAGATTCCGGTTGTGAACGAGCTCAAGACCCGCTTTCCCGCCACCGTCGAACTGGCCATCGGGGCGATCATCTTCGCGCTGCTGATCGGCCTGCCCGCCGGGATCATCGCGGCCCTGAGGCGCAACACCGTCTGGGACAACCTCGCCACCGCCGTGAGCCTGGTGGGGGTCAGCATGCCGGTGTTCTGGCTGGGGCTCTTGCTGTCGTGGTTTTTCGCGGTGGTGTTGGGCTGGCTGCCGCCGAGTTCTCGCCTCAGCGTCGGCTACAGCATCCAGCCGATCACCGGTCTGGACGTGCTCGACGGCCTGCTGCGCGGGCAATTCGCCGCCGCCTGGAACGCCTTCATTCACCTGATCCTGCCCTCCGTCGCGCTCGGCACCATTCCGATGGCGATCACCGCCCGCATCACCCGCAACAGCCTGCTGGAAGTGCTGGGCCAGGACTACGTGCGTACCGCCCGCGCCAAAGGCCTGCCGCCGCGCAGCGTGACGCTCAAGCACGCCCTGCGCAACGCCCTGCTGCCGGTGGTGACGGTGGTGGGCCTGCAGGTCGGCGCCCTGCTCGGCGGCGCGGTGCTGACCGAGACCATTTTCTCGTGGCCGGGGCTGGGGTCGTGGCTCTACGACGCCATCTCGCTGCGCGACTACCCGGTGATTCAGGGCGGGGTCATTTTCGCGGCGCTGGTGGTCAGCGTGGTGAACTTGCTGGTGGACCTCAGTTACGCTTTCCTCGATCCCCGGATTCAGTACGCATGA